A single Struthio camelus isolate bStrCam1 chromosome 6, bStrCam1.hap1, whole genome shotgun sequence DNA region contains:
- the CWC22 gene encoding pre-mRNA-splicing factor CWC22 homolog isoform X1, which produces MKSRVAQINHGSSYERRESYSSRQRSLSPEDRDRDVERDRSPSPRERRYSDDSRYEDYSRRDYYDDRTSEGRRMERERDRYHEKWGERESDRRKQRKFSSPDRRSPERSAPQSSLPHDEPPSKKKREELDPILTRTGGAYIPPAKLRMMQEQITDKNSLAYQRMSWEALKKSINGLVNKVNVSNIENIIHELLQENIVRGRGLLSRSILQAQSASPIFTHVYAALVAIINSKFPNIGELILKRLILNFRKGYRRNDKQLCLTSSKFVAHLMNQNVAHEVLCLEMLTLLLERPTDDSIEVAIGFLKESGLKLTEVSPRGINAIFDRLRHILHESKIDMRVQYMIEVMFAVRKDGFKDHPIIPEGLDLVEEEDQFTHMLPLEDDYNPEDVLNVFKLDPNFMENEEKYKTLKKEILDEGDSESETDQEAGSSEEEEEEDEEEDEDGQKVTIHDKTEINLVSFRRTIYLAIQSSLDFEECAHKLLKMDFPESQTKELCNMILDCCAQQRTYEKFFGLLAGRFCMLKKEYMESFEAIFKEQYDTIHRLETNKLRNVAKMFAHLLYTDSIPWSVLECIILSEETTTSSSRIFVKIFFQELSEYMGLPNLNARLKDETLQPFFEGLLPRDNPRNTRFAINFFTSIGLGGLTDELREHLKNAPKMIMTQKQDVESSDSSSSSETDSSSDSDSDSSSSSSETSSSSDSSSSSGNSSDSDAAKAKRKRILKKNRGSDKVSRKKQGSKKKSHEKKMGRRHQEDRSDTERTSERNHRNLREMQRRDDISKYRHRDESNGRDSYPSGKERNHERGKDLENKRSTSTMKKAERRSSLSDDENYRHWSKDNGYRSRKRERSKSGERHHNNSSPREEEQEDRYRNGSEKLREKYNRYSDQYRESRKNDDRRRESSPHRRK; this is translated from the exons catggtTCCAGTTATGAGAGGAGAGAAAGCTACAGTTCACGCCAAAGAAGTCTGTCTCCAGAAGACAG GGATAGGGATGTCGAACGTGACAGGTCTCCGTCTCCCAGAGAGAGAAGATACTCTGATGACAGCAGATATGAGGACTATTCAAGAAGGGACTACTATGATGATAGAACTTCAGAGGGAAG aaggatggaaagagagagagataggtACCACGAGAAATGGGGGGAGAGAGAATCTGATCgaaggaagcagagaaaatttTCGTCCCCAGATCGTAGAAGTCCAGAGAGGTCGGCGCCCCAGAGCTCACTTCCTCATGATGAGCCCCCTtcaaagaagaagagagaagagctgGATCCAATCCTTACTCGCACAGGTGGAGCATATATTCCACCTGCCAAGCTTAGGATGATGCAAGAACAAATCACTGATAAAAATAG CTTGGCATATCAGAGGATGAGTTGGGAAGCTTTGAAGAAGTCAATCAATGGTCTTGTCAATAAAGTGAACGTATCTAATATAGAAAATATCATTCATGAACTTCTTCAGGAAAATATTGTTCGGGGAAG GGGATTGCTGTCGAGATCCATTTTGCAAGCTCAGAGTGCCTCTCCAATTTTTACCCATGTTTATGCAGCTCTTGTGGCAATTATCAATTCAAAATTTCCAAATATTGGTGAATTGATTCTCAAGAGGTTGATATTAAATTTTCGGAAAGGATATCGCAGAAATGATAAG caacTCTGTCTAACATCTTCAAAGTTTGTTGCGCATCTGATGAATCAGAATGTG GCTCATGAGGTTTTATGTTTGGAAATGCTCACCTTGCTTCTTGAAAGACCTACTGATGACAGTATTGAAGTAGCAATTGGTTTTCTTAAAGAGAGTGGGCTGAAATTAACAGAAGTATCTCCTAGAGGCATTAATG CAATATTTGACCGTCTTCGTCACATTCTGCATGAATCTAAAATCGACATGCGTGTTCAATACATGATAGAAGTTATGTTTGCTGTACGGAAGGATGGCTTCAAAGATCATCCCATCATTCCAGAGGGATTAGATCTTGTGGAAGAGGAGGATCAGTTTACTCATATGTTGCCATTAGAAGATGACTATAACCCAGAGGATGTTCTTA atgttttcaaGTTGGATCCTAACTTCatggaaaatgaagagaaatataaaacacttaagaaag AAATTCTTGATGAAGGTGACAGTGAATCTGAAACAGACCAAGAGGCTGGAAgtagcgaggaggaggaggaggaagatgaagaggaggatgaagatg GACAGAAAGTTACTATCCATGACAAAACAGAAATTAACCTGGTCTCTTTCCGTCGTACGATTTATCTTGCTATTCAGTCAAG ttTAGACTTTGAAGAATGCGCTCACAAGTTGCTGAAGATGGACTTTCCTGAAAGTCAAACT AAAGAACTCTGCAATATGATACTTGACTGCTGTGCTCAGCAAAGAACATATGAGAAATTCTTTGGGTTACTGGCAGGG CGTTTCTGCATGTTAAAAAAGGAATACATGGAATCCTTTGAAGCTATTTTCAAAGAGCAATATGATACCATTCATCGTTTGGAAACAAACAAATTGAGAAATGTTGCCAAGATGTTTGCTCATCTACTGTACACAGATTCAATCCCCTGGAGT gttCTTGAATGTATTATACTGAGTGAAGAAACTACCACATCTTCCAGTAgaatttttgtcaaaatattctTTCAGGAACTTAGTGAATATATGGGGCTTCCTAATCTAAATGCAAGATTAAAAGATGA AACATTGCAGCCTTTCTTTGAGGGATTATTGCCTCGGGATAACCCAAGGAACACTCGCTTTGCCATCAATTTCTTCACTTCTATTGGCCTTGGAGGACTAAC GGATGAATTACGGGAGCATCTGAAAAATGCACCAAAGATGATAATGACACAAAAACAAGATGTTGAGTCATCAGATTCCTCTTCGTCTTCAGAGACAGACTCTTCTTCAGATTCTGATTCTGACAGTAGCAGTAGTAGCTCAGAGACGTCCAGTAGCAGTGACTCCTCGTCTAGCAGTGGCAACAGCAGTGACTCAG ATGCTGCTAAAGCCAAAAGAAAGAgaattctaaagaaaaacagaggatcAGATAAAGTTTCCAGGAAAAAGCAAGGAAGTAAAAAGAAAtcacatgaaaagaaaatgggaaggagGCATCAAGAAGATAGAAGTGATACTGAGAGAACATCGGAAAGAAATCACCGAAATTTGAGAGAAATGCAGAGGAGGGATGACATATCAAAATACCGTCACAGAGACGAGTCTAATGGCAGAGACAGTTATCCtagtggaaaggaaaggaaccaTGAAAGAGGCAAGGATCTAGAAAATAAACGCAGTACTTCAACaatgaagaaagcagagagaagatcTTCTTTATCTGATGATGAAAATTATAGACACTGGAGTAAAGATAATGGTTATCGcagtagaaaaagagaaaggtcaAAATCTGGAGAAAGACACCATAATAATTCAAGTCCCAGAGAGGAGGAACAAGAAGACCGGTACAGAAATGGTTCAGAGAAACTCCGAGAGAAGTACAACCGTTACTCTGACCAGTACAGAGAATCAAGAAAAAATGATGACAGACGAAGGGAGAGTTCCCCACACAGGCGAAAATAA
- the CWC22 gene encoding pre-mRNA-splicing factor CWC22 homolog isoform X2 has product MKSRVAQINHGSSYERRESYSSRQRSLSPEDRDRDVERDRSPSPRERRYSDDSRYEDYSRRDYYDDRTSEGRMERERDRYHEKWGERESDRRKQRKFSSPDRRSPERSAPQSSLPHDEPPSKKKREELDPILTRTGGAYIPPAKLRMMQEQITDKNSLAYQRMSWEALKKSINGLVNKVNVSNIENIIHELLQENIVRGRGLLSRSILQAQSASPIFTHVYAALVAIINSKFPNIGELILKRLILNFRKGYRRNDKQLCLTSSKFVAHLMNQNVAHEVLCLEMLTLLLERPTDDSIEVAIGFLKESGLKLTEVSPRGINAIFDRLRHILHESKIDMRVQYMIEVMFAVRKDGFKDHPIIPEGLDLVEEEDQFTHMLPLEDDYNPEDVLNVFKLDPNFMENEEKYKTLKKEILDEGDSESETDQEAGSSEEEEEEDEEEDEDGQKVTIHDKTEINLVSFRRTIYLAIQSSLDFEECAHKLLKMDFPESQTKELCNMILDCCAQQRTYEKFFGLLAGRFCMLKKEYMESFEAIFKEQYDTIHRLETNKLRNVAKMFAHLLYTDSIPWSVLECIILSEETTTSSSRIFVKIFFQELSEYMGLPNLNARLKDETLQPFFEGLLPRDNPRNTRFAINFFTSIGLGGLTDELREHLKNAPKMIMTQKQDVESSDSSSSSETDSSSDSDSDSSSSSSETSSSSDSSSSSGNSSDSDAAKAKRKRILKKNRGSDKVSRKKQGSKKKSHEKKMGRRHQEDRSDTERTSERNHRNLREMQRRDDISKYRHRDESNGRDSYPSGKERNHERGKDLENKRSTSTMKKAERRSSLSDDENYRHWSKDNGYRSRKRERSKSGERHHNNSSPREEEQEDRYRNGSEKLREKYNRYSDQYRESRKNDDRRRESSPHRRK; this is encoded by the exons catggtTCCAGTTATGAGAGGAGAGAAAGCTACAGTTCACGCCAAAGAAGTCTGTCTCCAGAAGACAG GGATAGGGATGTCGAACGTGACAGGTCTCCGTCTCCCAGAGAGAGAAGATACTCTGATGACAGCAGATATGAGGACTATTCAAGAAGGGACTACTATGATGATAGAACTTCAGAGGGAAG gatggaaagagagagagataggtACCACGAGAAATGGGGGGAGAGAGAATCTGATCgaaggaagcagagaaaatttTCGTCCCCAGATCGTAGAAGTCCAGAGAGGTCGGCGCCCCAGAGCTCACTTCCTCATGATGAGCCCCCTtcaaagaagaagagagaagagctgGATCCAATCCTTACTCGCACAGGTGGAGCATATATTCCACCTGCCAAGCTTAGGATGATGCAAGAACAAATCACTGATAAAAATAG CTTGGCATATCAGAGGATGAGTTGGGAAGCTTTGAAGAAGTCAATCAATGGTCTTGTCAATAAAGTGAACGTATCTAATATAGAAAATATCATTCATGAACTTCTTCAGGAAAATATTGTTCGGGGAAG GGGATTGCTGTCGAGATCCATTTTGCAAGCTCAGAGTGCCTCTCCAATTTTTACCCATGTTTATGCAGCTCTTGTGGCAATTATCAATTCAAAATTTCCAAATATTGGTGAATTGATTCTCAAGAGGTTGATATTAAATTTTCGGAAAGGATATCGCAGAAATGATAAG caacTCTGTCTAACATCTTCAAAGTTTGTTGCGCATCTGATGAATCAGAATGTG GCTCATGAGGTTTTATGTTTGGAAATGCTCACCTTGCTTCTTGAAAGACCTACTGATGACAGTATTGAAGTAGCAATTGGTTTTCTTAAAGAGAGTGGGCTGAAATTAACAGAAGTATCTCCTAGAGGCATTAATG CAATATTTGACCGTCTTCGTCACATTCTGCATGAATCTAAAATCGACATGCGTGTTCAATACATGATAGAAGTTATGTTTGCTGTACGGAAGGATGGCTTCAAAGATCATCCCATCATTCCAGAGGGATTAGATCTTGTGGAAGAGGAGGATCAGTTTACTCATATGTTGCCATTAGAAGATGACTATAACCCAGAGGATGTTCTTA atgttttcaaGTTGGATCCTAACTTCatggaaaatgaagagaaatataaaacacttaagaaag AAATTCTTGATGAAGGTGACAGTGAATCTGAAACAGACCAAGAGGCTGGAAgtagcgaggaggaggaggaggaagatgaagaggaggatgaagatg GACAGAAAGTTACTATCCATGACAAAACAGAAATTAACCTGGTCTCTTTCCGTCGTACGATTTATCTTGCTATTCAGTCAAG ttTAGACTTTGAAGAATGCGCTCACAAGTTGCTGAAGATGGACTTTCCTGAAAGTCAAACT AAAGAACTCTGCAATATGATACTTGACTGCTGTGCTCAGCAAAGAACATATGAGAAATTCTTTGGGTTACTGGCAGGG CGTTTCTGCATGTTAAAAAAGGAATACATGGAATCCTTTGAAGCTATTTTCAAAGAGCAATATGATACCATTCATCGTTTGGAAACAAACAAATTGAGAAATGTTGCCAAGATGTTTGCTCATCTACTGTACACAGATTCAATCCCCTGGAGT gttCTTGAATGTATTATACTGAGTGAAGAAACTACCACATCTTCCAGTAgaatttttgtcaaaatattctTTCAGGAACTTAGTGAATATATGGGGCTTCCTAATCTAAATGCAAGATTAAAAGATGA AACATTGCAGCCTTTCTTTGAGGGATTATTGCCTCGGGATAACCCAAGGAACACTCGCTTTGCCATCAATTTCTTCACTTCTATTGGCCTTGGAGGACTAAC GGATGAATTACGGGAGCATCTGAAAAATGCACCAAAGATGATAATGACACAAAAACAAGATGTTGAGTCATCAGATTCCTCTTCGTCTTCAGAGACAGACTCTTCTTCAGATTCTGATTCTGACAGTAGCAGTAGTAGCTCAGAGACGTCCAGTAGCAGTGACTCCTCGTCTAGCAGTGGCAACAGCAGTGACTCAG ATGCTGCTAAAGCCAAAAGAAAGAgaattctaaagaaaaacagaggatcAGATAAAGTTTCCAGGAAAAAGCAAGGAAGTAAAAAGAAAtcacatgaaaagaaaatgggaaggagGCATCAAGAAGATAGAAGTGATACTGAGAGAACATCGGAAAGAAATCACCGAAATTTGAGAGAAATGCAGAGGAGGGATGACATATCAAAATACCGTCACAGAGACGAGTCTAATGGCAGAGACAGTTATCCtagtggaaaggaaaggaaccaTGAAAGAGGCAAGGATCTAGAAAATAAACGCAGTACTTCAACaatgaagaaagcagagagaagatcTTCTTTATCTGATGATGAAAATTATAGACACTGGAGTAAAGATAATGGTTATCGcagtagaaaaagagaaaggtcaAAATCTGGAGAAAGACACCATAATAATTCAAGTCCCAGAGAGGAGGAACAAGAAGACCGGTACAGAAATGGTTCAGAGAAACTCCGAGAGAAGTACAACCGTTACTCTGACCAGTACAGAGAATCAAGAAAAAATGATGACAGACGAAGGGAGAGTTCCCCACACAGGCGAAAATAA
- the CWC22 gene encoding pre-mRNA-splicing factor CWC22 homolog isoform X3 — MERERDRYHEKWGERESDRRKQRKFSSPDRRSPERSAPQSSLPHDEPPSKKKREELDPILTRTGGAYIPPAKLRMMQEQITDKNSLAYQRMSWEALKKSINGLVNKVNVSNIENIIHELLQENIVRGRGLLSRSILQAQSASPIFTHVYAALVAIINSKFPNIGELILKRLILNFRKGYRRNDKQLCLTSSKFVAHLMNQNVAHEVLCLEMLTLLLERPTDDSIEVAIGFLKESGLKLTEVSPRGINAIFDRLRHILHESKIDMRVQYMIEVMFAVRKDGFKDHPIIPEGLDLVEEEDQFTHMLPLEDDYNPEDVLNVFKLDPNFMENEEKYKTLKKEILDEGDSESETDQEAGSSEEEEEEDEEEDEDGQKVTIHDKTEINLVSFRRTIYLAIQSSLDFEECAHKLLKMDFPESQTKELCNMILDCCAQQRTYEKFFGLLAGRFCMLKKEYMESFEAIFKEQYDTIHRLETNKLRNVAKMFAHLLYTDSIPWSVLECIILSEETTTSSSRIFVKIFFQELSEYMGLPNLNARLKDETLQPFFEGLLPRDNPRNTRFAINFFTSIGLGGLTDELREHLKNAPKMIMTQKQDVESSDSSSSSETDSSSDSDSDSSSSSSETSSSSDSSSSSGNSSDSDAAKAKRKRILKKNRGSDKVSRKKQGSKKKSHEKKMGRRHQEDRSDTERTSERNHRNLREMQRRDDISKYRHRDESNGRDSYPSGKERNHERGKDLENKRSTSTMKKAERRSSLSDDENYRHWSKDNGYRSRKRERSKSGERHHNNSSPREEEQEDRYRNGSEKLREKYNRYSDQYRESRKNDDRRRESSPHRRK, encoded by the exons atggaaagagagagagataggtACCACGAGAAATGGGGGGAGAGAGAATCTGATCgaaggaagcagagaaaatttTCGTCCCCAGATCGTAGAAGTCCAGAGAGGTCGGCGCCCCAGAGCTCACTTCCTCATGATGAGCCCCCTtcaaagaagaagagagaagagctgGATCCAATCCTTACTCGCACAGGTGGAGCATATATTCCACCTGCCAAGCTTAGGATGATGCAAGAACAAATCACTGATAAAAATAG CTTGGCATATCAGAGGATGAGTTGGGAAGCTTTGAAGAAGTCAATCAATGGTCTTGTCAATAAAGTGAACGTATCTAATATAGAAAATATCATTCATGAACTTCTTCAGGAAAATATTGTTCGGGGAAG GGGATTGCTGTCGAGATCCATTTTGCAAGCTCAGAGTGCCTCTCCAATTTTTACCCATGTTTATGCAGCTCTTGTGGCAATTATCAATTCAAAATTTCCAAATATTGGTGAATTGATTCTCAAGAGGTTGATATTAAATTTTCGGAAAGGATATCGCAGAAATGATAAG caacTCTGTCTAACATCTTCAAAGTTTGTTGCGCATCTGATGAATCAGAATGTG GCTCATGAGGTTTTATGTTTGGAAATGCTCACCTTGCTTCTTGAAAGACCTACTGATGACAGTATTGAAGTAGCAATTGGTTTTCTTAAAGAGAGTGGGCTGAAATTAACAGAAGTATCTCCTAGAGGCATTAATG CAATATTTGACCGTCTTCGTCACATTCTGCATGAATCTAAAATCGACATGCGTGTTCAATACATGATAGAAGTTATGTTTGCTGTACGGAAGGATGGCTTCAAAGATCATCCCATCATTCCAGAGGGATTAGATCTTGTGGAAGAGGAGGATCAGTTTACTCATATGTTGCCATTAGAAGATGACTATAACCCAGAGGATGTTCTTA atgttttcaaGTTGGATCCTAACTTCatggaaaatgaagagaaatataaaacacttaagaaag AAATTCTTGATGAAGGTGACAGTGAATCTGAAACAGACCAAGAGGCTGGAAgtagcgaggaggaggaggaggaagatgaagaggaggatgaagatg GACAGAAAGTTACTATCCATGACAAAACAGAAATTAACCTGGTCTCTTTCCGTCGTACGATTTATCTTGCTATTCAGTCAAG ttTAGACTTTGAAGAATGCGCTCACAAGTTGCTGAAGATGGACTTTCCTGAAAGTCAAACT AAAGAACTCTGCAATATGATACTTGACTGCTGTGCTCAGCAAAGAACATATGAGAAATTCTTTGGGTTACTGGCAGGG CGTTTCTGCATGTTAAAAAAGGAATACATGGAATCCTTTGAAGCTATTTTCAAAGAGCAATATGATACCATTCATCGTTTGGAAACAAACAAATTGAGAAATGTTGCCAAGATGTTTGCTCATCTACTGTACACAGATTCAATCCCCTGGAGT gttCTTGAATGTATTATACTGAGTGAAGAAACTACCACATCTTCCAGTAgaatttttgtcaaaatattctTTCAGGAACTTAGTGAATATATGGGGCTTCCTAATCTAAATGCAAGATTAAAAGATGA AACATTGCAGCCTTTCTTTGAGGGATTATTGCCTCGGGATAACCCAAGGAACACTCGCTTTGCCATCAATTTCTTCACTTCTATTGGCCTTGGAGGACTAAC GGATGAATTACGGGAGCATCTGAAAAATGCACCAAAGATGATAATGACACAAAAACAAGATGTTGAGTCATCAGATTCCTCTTCGTCTTCAGAGACAGACTCTTCTTCAGATTCTGATTCTGACAGTAGCAGTAGTAGCTCAGAGACGTCCAGTAGCAGTGACTCCTCGTCTAGCAGTGGCAACAGCAGTGACTCAG ATGCTGCTAAAGCCAAAAGAAAGAgaattctaaagaaaaacagaggatcAGATAAAGTTTCCAGGAAAAAGCAAGGAAGTAAAAAGAAAtcacatgaaaagaaaatgggaaggagGCATCAAGAAGATAGAAGTGATACTGAGAGAACATCGGAAAGAAATCACCGAAATTTGAGAGAAATGCAGAGGAGGGATGACATATCAAAATACCGTCACAGAGACGAGTCTAATGGCAGAGACAGTTATCCtagtggaaaggaaaggaaccaTGAAAGAGGCAAGGATCTAGAAAATAAACGCAGTACTTCAACaatgaagaaagcagagagaagatcTTCTTTATCTGATGATGAAAATTATAGACACTGGAGTAAAGATAATGGTTATCGcagtagaaaaagagaaaggtcaAAATCTGGAGAAAGACACCATAATAATTCAAGTCCCAGAGAGGAGGAACAAGAAGACCGGTACAGAAATGGTTCAGAGAAACTCCGAGAGAAGTACAACCGTTACTCTGACCAGTACAGAGAATCAAGAAAAAATGATGACAGACGAAGGGAGAGTTCCCCACACAGGCGAAAATAA